In Bradyrhizobium sp. WD16, the genomic stretch CTCATGGCGGCATCCTTCATCGCGGTCGCGATGATGCCGTCGAGCAGTTCGACATGGGCGCGGGCGGCGATTTCCGGCACCACGCCGCCATAGGGGGCGTGCTCGGCGATCTGGGAGCGCACCACATTGGACAGGATCCTGCCGGTTCCGTCCGGCGCACGTTCCACCACTGCGGCGGCGGTCTCGTCGCAGGTGGTCTCGATTCCCAGCACCGTCAGCGTGGTCGCCGTCGTCAATTTCAGCCCTTGTTCCAACTTTGCCCGTCTCGGCTCTTGCCTTTGCGTCCGATCCGGCGTTCCCCTTCGCCGGGCCGCGGCGTTCCCAGCTGGGTCCGACGGTCGGGCGGGGGCCCGGTCGGGACCGGGTTGCCTCAAAACACCGTGTTTGATCAAAACGATAGAAGGTCCCCGGCAATTCTGCCAGAACCGGCGCAAGGCCAGCGCTGTATCATGACCGCGGCCTCGGCGACAGTAGGGAACACAACAGTGCAGCTGATGAGGGAGAGGTCGTGAGCGCAGCCGGCCAGGACACCGTGGTCACGATCGGAACGCGCGGCAGCCCGCTGGCGCTCGCCCAGGCGCACGAGGTGCGCGGCCGGCTGGCGCGCGCGCATGGGCTCGACGAGGACCGCATCGCCATTCGCATCATCCGCACCTCCGGCGACGCGATTCAGGACCGGCCCCTGCTCGAGGCGGGCGGCAAGGGACTGTTCACCAAGGAAATCGAAGAAGCGCTGCTTGCCGGCACCATCGATCTCGCGGTCCATTCCTCCAAGGACGTGCCGACCTTCCTGCCCGATGCATTGTGGCTGTCCGTCTTCCTGACGCGCGAGGACCCCCGCGACGTCTTCATCAGCCCGAAGGCCGCCTCGCTGCAGGACCTGCCCGCCGGCAGCATCGTCGGTACCGCTTCGCTGCGCCGTCAGGCCATGGTGCTGAGGCTGCGTCCGGACCTCAAGGTTGCGTCCATCCGGGGCAATGTCGAGACGCGGCTGCGCAAGCTCGCTGCCGGCGAGGCTGATGCCACGCTGCTGGCGCTCGCCGGGCTCAACCGTCTCGGCATGGCCGACAAGGCGACGTGCATCCTGTCGGTCGACGAATTCCTCCCCGCCGTCGGCCAGGGCGCCATCGCGATCGAATCGCGCCGCGATGACGATCGCACCAATGCCCTGGTGGCGGCGATCGGCGATGCCGACGCCGAAACTGCGCTCGCCGCCGAGCGCAGTTTCCTTGCGCTGCTCGATGGCTCCTGCCGCACCCCGATCGGCGGCCATTGCCAGGTGAGGGGCGATCGCATCGCGTTTCGCGGGCTGATTATCTCCCCCGATGGTCGCGAATCTTACGAGACCGCGCGCGAAGGTGCGCGCGGCGATGCGGTCCAGCTCGGCGCCGATGCCGCGCGCGAACTGCGCGACCGCGCCGGGGAAAAATTTTTCACCTTGTTCGGCGGGGCTTGACCATGGCTGTCCTTGTCACGCGGCCGGCCCCTGACCACGAGGCGACTGCGGCGGCCCTGCGCGACAAAGGCATCGATGCCGTCCTGGCGCCGTTGATGCGCTGCGAGACAGTGGCGTTTGCCGATGACGGCGCCGACTATGCCGGCGTCATCGTCACCAGCGCCAATGCGCTACGCGCCATCGAGGATCATCCGATCAGGCAGCGGCTGCTCGCGCTGCCGCTGTTCACGGTCGGCGAGCATTCCGCCGCGGCGGCGAAGGCTGCCGGCTTTGACAAAGTGGTGATCGCGAAATCGAAGTCGGCGCGCAATGCGGCGGCGCTCGCCGAACTCGTGGCGCGCCATTCCAAG encodes the following:
- the hemC gene encoding hydroxymethylbilane synthase; protein product: MSAAGQDTVVTIGTRGSPLALAQAHEVRGRLARAHGLDEDRIAIRIIRTSGDAIQDRPLLEAGGKGLFTKEIEEALLAGTIDLAVHSSKDVPTFLPDALWLSVFLTREDPRDVFISPKAASLQDLPAGSIVGTASLRRQAMVLRLRPDLKVASIRGNVETRLRKLAAGEADATLLALAGLNRLGMADKATCILSVDEFLPAVGQGAIAIESRRDDDRTNALVAAIGDADAETALAAERSFLALLDGSCRTPIGGHCQVRGDRIAFRGLIISPDGRESYETAREGARGDAVQLGADAARELRDRAGEKFFTLFGGA